The Silene latifolia isolate original U9 population chromosome Y, ASM4854445v1, whole genome shotgun sequence sequence TAACATGGAGCATGGATGGCGTAAAACCTGGAAGTGGACTACCACTAATGGAAAGAGTATCAAAATCAGGGTGGGAGAAGGGCCTATGTTTGAGGAAGCTGAGTCCGAACCCGAATCTGAAACCGAGTTTGAGTCTGAGACAGAGAGTCAGTCAGAGCGCAAGAAGGGGTTTTCACCCTTCCATACCTCTATCAAATCTAGTATTATCAAGTCTAGTGTCCTAAATGAGTCGGGGTTTAACCCTATTTCTTTTCATGCTGAGTCGGGGAGTTCCCCTATTAATTCTAGTTCAAGTTCAAATTCCGAGTCTAGTGATCTACTCCTTAATGTACTTCTTTCCAAGGATAATAAAATAGCTTTCAATTACTTGTTTGGTTCTCCTACCTCTCCCATATCTTATTCTGATTGTTTAGTTTCCGATGAAGATGAGTTGCCAAAAGATATAATAAAAGAATTAACACATAAGGAAAATAAAACATCAATAATTGAGGAAACAGAATTGATAAATATAGGCACAGATCAagataagaaagaaataaagattgGGTTGTCACTAAACTCAGAAGAACGAGCAAGTTTGATTAAAGTACTCACAAAATATCGTGACGTGTTTGCCTGGTCTTATAAAGATATGCCCGGCATAGACAGAGAAATTGCTGAACATACTATCCCACTGTATCCTGCTGCAAAACCCATAAAACAGAGACTGAGAAGGATGAGATCAGAATGGGCATTAAAAATAAAACAGGAAATACAAAAGCAATTGGATGCAGGTTTTATAAGAGTAACTAACTACCTGGAGTGGGTGGCAAATGTTGTTCCGGTACCCAAAAAAGACGAAAAGGTTAGAATGTGGGTTGACTATAGGGACCTTAATAAAGCAAGTCCAAATAACAATTCTCCACTACCCCATATTGATATTTTGGTGGATAACATGGCTGGTCACGCTCTACTTTCCTTTATGGATGGTTACGCGGGGTATAATCAAATTAAAATGGTCGAGGAAGATATGGATAAAACTACATTCCTCACTGAATGGGGAATGTAATGTTatacggttatgccatttggactTAAAAATGTGGGAGCCACTTACCAAAGGACCGCTACAACGCTATTGCATGACATGAAGCACAAGGAGGTCGAGGTCTATGTTGATGATATGATAGTAACGTCAGTGGATAAAGAAGGTCATACGACCGCATTACAAAAATTCTTTGATAGGCTCCGAAAATATAATGTTCGACTCAACCCGCAAAAATGTGCTTTCGGGGTTACATTTGGGAAGCTTTTAGGATATGTTGTTAGTAATAGAGGGATTGAGgctgatccatccaagatcatggAAATTAGAAATATGCCACCACCAAAAACAGAGAAGCAAGTTCGGGCATTTTAAGGGCCGTTACAATACATTAGTCGGTTGATATCTAAGCTGACCATGATGTGTGAACCTATTTTTAAGAAGCTGAAGAAAGGAGCATCTCTTGAATGGGACGAGAAGTGTCAGGAAGCATTTGAAACAATAAAAACATACTTAGAAAGTCCCCCAATTCTAGTCCTCCCAAGACCTGGACTACCACTTCTTTTGTACTTGACAGTAACAGAGACATCAGTGGGTGCAATGTTAGCACAAGTTCAAGATGGTCAAGAAAAAGCAATTTACTACCTGAGCAGAAAATTCCTGGAATATGAAAGCAATTATTTTCCAATCGAGAAATCCTGTCTAACATTAGTGTGAGCCACTAAGAAACTATGACACTACATGTTCACCCACACAATTCATGTCATATCATGAATGAACCCCCTGAAGTATCTATTTGAAAAGCCAATTCTCAGTGGCCGAATAGCAAGATGGACAATGATGCTTGCTGAGTTCGATCTTACATTTATGGCTCTTAAATCCATTAAGGGAAAGGCAATTTCTAATTACCTAGCTGATTTTCCTGTTTCAGAAGACCAACAAGAAGCATACAACTTCCCTGACGAGGAAATATTTGTTATAGATGATGAAGCGTGGCAGTTATTTTTCGATGGCGCATCCAATCAAAAGGGATATGGCATAGGGGTACTTTTGATTTCACCATATGGGGCACATACCCCTCTTTCAGTTAAGTTAGATTTTAGCGTCACAaataatgaagcagaatatgaagcatgtATATTAGGACTTTGAGCGGCAACAGCCTTGGGGATTAAAAACTTAAGAGTATACGGAGATTCGTCACTCGTTATAAATCAGATTTTGGGAAAATGGAAAGTCAAAAGTGAGGGCCTGTCACTTTACCAAGCATACCTCAAAACCATTCTCAAGCATTTTGACGATCCGAAGTTCATTTATTTATCCCGAGATGAAAACCAATTTGTAGATGCTCTAGCTAAATTGGCGTCGATGATCAATATTCCAAATGAATTAGAAAATATTCCATTATGCATTGAAAGAAGAGAGGAACCAGCATACTGTATGGCCCTTGATGATACAATAGCTGCTGATGACGCACCATGGTTCACAGACGTATTGAACTACCAGTTAGGAAGAGGCTTTCCGCCATATTCTGATGTAAGGACGCAGCGTGCTATCAAAAGGTTTGCAGCGCAATTTATTCTTAGTCAAGGAAAGTTATACAAGAAGTCTCAGCAAGGGATACTCCTTTTATGTGTGGATGAAAAGGAAGCTAAAAGAATTATGGAAGAAGTGCATAATGGTACTTGCAGACCGCACATGAACGGTCGGATGCCAGCTAAAAAGATAACGCGAATAGGATATTTTTGGTCGACACAGGAACATGATTGTACACAATACGTTAAGAGGTGTCATAAATGCCAGATTTATGCCAATGCACAGCATATACCGCCTTCATTGTTGTACAATTTGGCATCACCTTGGCCATTTTGATATGGGGCATAGATATAATTGGCAAAATCACTCCCAAAGGAACCGGAGGACATGAATTTATATTAGTAGCAATCGCCTACTTTACTAAGTGGGTTGAGGCAGCGTCTTATGCTACCTTGACTTCTAAACATGTTGCCAAGTTCATCACCGAAAATATAATTTATAGGTATGGTGTCCCTCATGAATTGATTAGTGATCATGGTTCTCATTTTAAGAAAGACGTGGCTGCCATACTAACGCATTACAAGATCCAGCAGCGTAAGTCATCTACGTATAGACCACAAATGAATGGGGTAGTGGAAGCGGCGAATAAAAATGAGAAAACTAAAATTGAAAAGATGACAGAAAAGTATCATGATTGGCCTGCAAAGTTGCCtttcgccttatggggatatcgtacgtCGGTTAGAACACCAACCAGTGCAACACCATATTCACTAGTCTATGGGATGGAGGCAGTACTTCCTATAGAACTTGAAATTCCTTCTCTTAGAATCGAATTGGAAAGCCAAATACCGGAAGTGGATTGGGTACAAGCTCGATATGAAGAATTGCTATTAATAGATGAGAAAAGACTAGCAGCTCTTAACCAAGTTCAGGTATGCCAAAGAAGGATTTCTCGTTCTTTTAATAAAAAGGTCAGGGCAAGGAACTTAAAAGATGGAGATTTAGTTCTTAAAGAAATACGGGCACCGGTCAGAGACCCGAGAGGCAAGTTCAAACCAAACTGGGCCGGCCCTTACATAATTAAAAAGATTTTAAAAGGAGGGGCAGTGCAACTGACAGACATAGAAGGGGTTGAGTTCAGTCAATTAACCAATCTTGATCAGTTGAAGAAATATTATGTGTAAGTTatacccgtcgttgtgaataccaaaaataatatttataaacctattaaaactaacagaagctagtggtaacagggtcgaaccacatagaggcagatgtaattattagttgtctaaattcagtccaaggtaacaatgatgtgggggtttgattgaattggtctataactgaTGAatgataaactaaagaaatgtataaaatcaaatataaaaaggggtactaagatggtcggttcactgttgTTTCAGAGGCAGCagctaggtaggtctaaaacaaatcaCGTGAgtcgggaaaacaagaggtcctctcggtccactcttaacaagtagcatctttcgatctcgctaccgatccctaatatcactagtaccgactctcgtcctgaaaagtgactaaagattctaaactttacctatctttcgatcttagcatagtttagtcattttaattggtagtctaacaactttccctatctttcgatctaatgggtcagtcatatactaagcattcaactagtcgcatgcattcgattcgtcaaaaataacagttaaaacaattaaaacgaaatacagctcacgtggccagtcgatcgactagggaacccagtcgatcgacaggCGTGCGATTCAGGGTCtacaatctaatgccgcctaatcctgcagttcccctacatcctagcacgatgaaattagctactcatactaggaatgataacaacaataaaattaacgaaattaactactgaattcatgattaaattgaTTAAACGAACGATTAACATAGAACAATAAATTGGCTTCGGGGGATCTAtcttagcaattctatactacgaatgaaagtaataaaacaaaatatcagaacagaagaataccgcgtTTAGGAATTGTAGAGGAAAGATAAAACCGAATGCGAAAGAAGTTTATTGAAGGAAATTATTCTAACTATAAACCCTAAAGAATTTCTGATCATAAAACTGATAAAGACTCAATCCCTGTTCTCcaaacctagcatacgttatatagaatacaacgtagttcttattgccaaaacctaactactatgggcttgttattcctcgatcttttaattcacgtctgagatagcggcttggtcgatcgaccaaaggtagtggtcgatcgactggactgcagTGTACAGTAGTTCGTGGAAGTCGtaggctagtcgatcgactaaggacagcggtcgatcgaccaaggtagcTGATACATGACTTCTAACCTCTCGTGGATttatctttcgggcctcgaaatgcgcaccaagctcgttccttgagtaaatacttcacgtcaaatgcaatgcaggatactcggggacggatttagctcaattatctactcatttccgcataaatctgcaatattacaataaaatacgaaagtagacgaaacggggcaaatagtagccttaaactacacaattgagctctgaaatgcgtgtaaaatagggtgtaaaacatcatataaatgacacgcatcaaacttccccaaaccaaacccttgcttgtccccaagaaagaACTACACtcgatcctaaaaacctaatggaacgagttcaatctcagagcgaaatacaAACTGAacagcctaaaccaatttaatgcattaactaacaatcaattagtaatatgaaacatgcaaacgagttatgtagtcgtcaaaaactgctgaaccgtcaactatagagacttatcaaattggactctcacgggtcgctcaaatcactcaaataagcacaaggtgaatatatgtgaaagatagaaagatttcattttgttagtgacactcacctgaCTACGACCTacaagaacatgcctgcaatataatatgaaagtaatctctacaaccgtacatatgcattccaaccgaacaaatgaccatgacacatgccgaggtatatatgggatatgtgaggtaatgggcaggaaaggcaaaacatttatgggaatttgggggtacaggtgatacgtgcctaatgtatagtctttttagcctatttcagcacgtatttctatgcattttcatactatttttatggtattttgccccgaattggttACTTTGGTTCGTtatgtccattttgtagaaatgaatgcgaaagtagtggaatcgtactctttttagtcctttttgcatgcatttagaggagacgggattttcctgagtgagatactgtgtttggaagcatcgtggcacggattacgaggcaattaggcgcggacttgagctgaaatgaagtcaaagtcctcgatcgagcagttttatcactcgatcgagttgttttcacgtcccagattggtcgatcgagtagtttactacTCGATCCTTATGTTGCAGAAAgaccattcactcgatcgagtaactatttggtcgatcgagtggattttgctgaagagttggtcgatcgagtggttttaatccactcgatcgagtggtttcgatgGTTAATGGGCTTAATCAGCCCGTGTGTTAAATATTTCGCTAAACTTTGTTTGCTTTTCTATTTCaacctatgttaactaggttaaTGATATCTTTTCATCTATCAAATTTCCTACTGTAAACTTTGCTACGTACTTTTCATcattcactgtaactttgtttgGGATTATTATTTCTCGGATTcgatcgttctttacgccggaatcgcattgattgtaattccttctcttcctttaataataattaacctttttgttgctttaattatctgtttttcttattattccttttgccctaatttctctttatgcgatttattggttatttcattatgtttactgctggaaaattatttgctgttagtttaattagcgatatgagtagctaaacccctttcatgttgggattaggggatctgtggtagaaatgtgacgatgtagtgaataaattagatgaattaattgtgagaccctgtcaccatagcaatttaattatatttattcgacttagttgagtgcatgcttctatgtca is a genomic window containing:
- the LOC141630586 gene encoding uncharacterized protein LOC141630586, with the translated sequence MMLAEFDLTFMALKSIKGKAISNYLADFPVSEDQQEAYNFPDEEIFVIDDEAWQLFFDGASNQKGYGIGVLLISPYGAHTPLSVKLDFSVTNNEAEYEAYALAKLASMINIPNELENIPLCIERREEPAYCMALDDTIAADDAPWFTDVLNYQLGRGFPPYSDVRTQRAIKRFAAQFILSQGKLYKKSQQGILLLCVDEKEAKRIMEEVHNAYTAFIVVQFGITLAILIWGIDIIGKITPKGTGGHEFILVAIAYFTKWVEAASYATLTSKHVAKFITENIIYRYGVPHELISDHGSHFKKDVAAILTHYKIQQRKSSTYRPQMNGVVEAANKNEKTKIEKMTEKYHDWPAKLPFALWGYRTSVRTPTSATPYSLVYGMEAVLPIELEIPSLRIELESQIPEVDWVQARYEELLLIDEKRLAALNQVQMDSSSLPSTSSSSSPSSSETVAPAVATVSTLVTTADFPCFTGQ